Proteins from one Chloroflexota bacterium genomic window:
- a CDS encoding extracellular solute-binding protein, whose product MLQRSVLLGLLILAVIAVACATPTEAPKPTAPPASSSGPAPTAAPKPIDDPLKGLTDAQKTWAKAAELGPSAPKTQDWAAIEATAKKEGKVVIYSNSSRWPDIKKSFEAAYPGITVEGYDISTVDLITKLQKEQKAGVYTADVILCGDYSTLVNEMLNPPNKMLWNFVPQELEPLVDIAAREPLMYHRYGLTTFVYNTEVYKEPPVKNIWDFTKPAWKGKVILPDPQKVAMGLLALTIITKNSDTMANAYQDAFGKPLQLEANVPNAGYQWIKDVLKNEPALTSSSGDVATAIGAKGQKAPPIGFTTYSKIRDVIKGDLVFDVMWNMQPIIGFTEETALAIANQAPHPNAAKLLIRWMEGDEKGGKGFVPFYVPGDYPTRKDVPPPQGAKPWLDVQKFVWSGAGDTLYVYNNSVKVRDFWLANLKPK is encoded by the coding sequence GTGTTACAAAGGTCTGTTTTGCTCGGATTGTTGATTCTGGCTGTGATTGCAGTCGCATGCGCCACACCGACCGAAGCGCCCAAACCGACCGCGCCGCCGGCATCGTCGTCGGGTCCCGCGCCAACCGCCGCGCCCAAGCCAATCGATGATCCCTTGAAAGGATTGACGGACGCGCAGAAGACCTGGGCAAAAGCCGCCGAGCTGGGACCCTCTGCGCCCAAGACCCAGGATTGGGCAGCCATCGAAGCCACGGCAAAGAAAGAGGGCAAGGTCGTCATCTACTCCAACTCATCGCGTTGGCCCGACATCAAGAAATCATTTGAAGCCGCCTATCCGGGCATCACCGTCGAGGGTTACGACATTTCCACCGTTGACCTCATCACGAAATTGCAGAAAGAACAAAAAGCCGGTGTGTACACCGCGGACGTGATTCTGTGCGGCGATTATTCGACGCTTGTTAACGAAATGCTCAATCCACCGAACAAAATGCTGTGGAACTTTGTGCCGCAAGAATTGGAACCACTCGTAGACATTGCCGCGCGCGAACCGCTGATGTACCATCGTTACGGCTTGACGACGTTTGTCTATAACACCGAAGTGTACAAAGAACCGCCGGTGAAAAACATTTGGGATTTCACGAAACCGGCATGGAAAGGCAAAGTCATTCTGCCCGATCCACAAAAAGTGGCGATGGGTTTACTCGCGTTGACGATTATTACCAAAAATTCCGATACAATGGCAAACGCATACCAGGACGCGTTTGGCAAACCGCTCCAACTTGAAGCGAACGTGCCGAATGCCGGCTATCAATGGATCAAGGACGTGCTCAAGAACGAACCGGCGTTGACTTCAAGTAGCGGCGATGTCGCAACCGCGATTGGCGCGAAAGGGCAAAAAGCCCCACCGATTGGTTTTACCACGTACTCAAAAATTCGCGATGTTATCAAAGGCGATCTCGTGTTTGACGTGATGTGGAATATGCAACCCATCATCGGTTTTACCGAAGAGACCGCGCTCGCGATTGCGAACCAAGCGCCACACCCCAACGCCGCCAAGTTGTTGATTCGCTGGATGGAAGGCGACGAAAAGGGTGGCAAGGGTTTTGTGCCCTTTTACGTTCCCGGCGATTATCCCACCCGCAAAGATGTGCCACCGCCGCAAGGCGCAAAACCGTGGCTTGATGTGCAAAAATTTGTGTGGAGCGGCGCGGGCGATACGCTGTACGTGTACAACAACTCAGTCAAAGTGCGCGATTTCTGGCTAGCGAACCTGAAACCCAAGTAA
- a CDS encoding DegV family protein, with protein MTVKIVTDSSAHLSQTAREQFDITVVPLHVFFGETDYRDEVDLPNQQFYAMLPDAKDHPKTSQPSAGEFIEVYKPLLDAGKEIVSVHLSAKLSGTYASACAAKEHLEGQFKKALPINIVDTLNVSMGLGLLVIAAAQAAQAGKSPQDIVATLNALIPKLNLIFVLDTLEYLKRGGRIGGARAMLGSLLNVKPMLEVVNGQVEPLEQPRSRAKALKRAIEIMEERVAGKPAHAAILHAQAADDAATLEQDIRARVNCRELYLSEIGPAIGVHVGPNAVGLAFYAE; from the coding sequence GTGACAGTAAAAATTGTCACCGACTCGTCGGCGCATCTGTCGCAGACGGCGCGTGAGCAGTTCGACATCACAGTCGTGCCGCTGCACGTGTTCTTTGGTGAAACGGATTATCGCGATGAAGTGGATTTGCCGAACCAGCAATTCTACGCGATGTTGCCGGACGCCAAGGATCATCCTAAAACATCGCAGCCCTCCGCCGGCGAGTTTATCGAAGTCTACAAACCCCTCCTCGACGCGGGCAAGGAAATCGTTTCCGTTCACTTGTCTGCCAAGTTGAGCGGGACGTACGCCTCTGCCTGCGCAGCAAAGGAACATCTCGAAGGGCAGTTCAAAAAAGCGTTACCCATCAACATCGTAGACACGTTGAATGTTTCGATGGGGTTGGGTCTGCTCGTGATCGCGGCGGCGCAAGCCGCGCAAGCGGGCAAGTCACCGCAAGACATTGTGGCGACGCTGAATGCGTTGATTCCAAAACTCAATCTGATCTTTGTGTTGGACACGCTCGAGTACTTGAAGCGCGGTGGACGGATCGGCGGCGCGCGGGCGATGCTCGGTTCGCTGTTGAACGTCAAGCCGATGTTGGAAGTGGTGAACGGACAGGTCGAACCGCTCGAACAACCGCGCTCACGTGCCAAGGCGCTTAAACGCGCGATTGAGATCATGGAAGAACGCGTCGCCGGCAAACCGGCGCACGCCGCGATTTTGCACGCCCAAGCCGCGGACGACGCCGCGACTTTGGAGCAAGACATTCGAGCGCGGGTCAATTGCCGTGAGCTTTATCTCTCGGAAATTGGACCCGCGATTGGTGTACACGTCGGACCGAACGCGGTCGGCTTGGCGTTTTACGCCGAGTGA
- a CDS encoding M48 family metallopeptidase, with amino-acid sequence MPINLERQRQAKEYARIRHRLLALDVILGALAILAVIALGLNVWLKQMILAITTDAWLATMLYFIVAFVGYETLFAPFAYYSGFVLPHRYGLSTQTLRAWLTDVAKAGALGCVLGGIVIEVIYAVLRNAPDTWWLWATGFMILLNVILANLAPVLIAPIFFKFAPLQDAELVRRLTALAERAQARVQGVYTMMLSEKTTAANAALMGLGNTRRIVLGDTLYQNYSHDEIETILAHELGHHVHRDIGWSLVFESLTTLVGFVLADAFLRAGVAWLRYTSVADLAAMPVFALALGAFGLVTTPMSNTFSRWRESMADDYALQTTRNAPAFIGAMEKLANQNLSEVEPEAWVEWLLYSHPPIGKRIKRGELFAQT; translated from the coding sequence ATGCCGATCAACCTCGAACGTCAACGTCAAGCCAAAGAGTACGCGCGCATCCGTCATCGTTTGCTCGCGCTCGATGTGATCCTGGGCGCGCTCGCCATCCTCGCGGTCATCGCGCTAGGGCTGAACGTGTGGCTCAAGCAGATGATTCTCGCGATTACGACCGACGCGTGGCTCGCGACGATGTTGTACTTTATCGTCGCGTTCGTCGGGTACGAAACCTTGTTCGCGCCGTTCGCGTACTATAGCGGATTCGTTCTGCCACACCGCTACGGACTCTCGACGCAAACCCTGCGCGCGTGGTTGACCGATGTCGCAAAAGCCGGCGCATTAGGTTGCGTACTCGGCGGCATCGTCATCGAAGTGATCTACGCGGTTTTACGCAACGCACCGGACACCTGGTGGCTCTGGGCGACCGGGTTTATGATTCTGTTGAACGTGATCCTCGCGAACCTCGCGCCTGTGCTCATCGCACCGATCTTTTTCAAGTTCGCGCCGCTGCAAGACGCAGAACTAGTTCGGCGATTAACCGCGCTCGCCGAGCGCGCGCAGGCGCGCGTGCAAGGCGTTTACACGATGATGCTCTCGGAGAAGACGACGGCGGCAAACGCCGCGTTGATGGGGCTGGGCAACACGCGGCGCATCGTGCTCGGCGACACGTTGTACCAGAATTACTCGCACGATGAAATCGAAACGATTCTCGCGCACGAGTTGGGTCATCACGTCCATCGCGATATCGGTTGGTCGCTCGTCTTCGAATCGTTGACGACGCTCGTCGGCTTTGTCCTCGCCGATGCGTTTTTGCGCGCGGGCGTCGCGTGGTTGAGATACACGAGCGTCGCCGATCTCGCGGCAATGCCGGTGTTCGCGCTCGCGCTCGGCGCATTCGGTTTGGTGACGACGCCGATGAGCAACACGTTCTCGCGTTGGCGTGAAAGCATGGCGGACGATTACGCGTTGCAAACGACGCGCAACGCGCCGGCATTCATCGGCGCGATGGAAAAGTTGGCGAATCAAAATCTATCGGAGGTCGAACCAGAGGCGTGGGTCGAGTGGTTGCTCTACTCGCACCCACCGATTGGCAAGCGGATCAAACGCGGGGAATTGTTCGCGCAAACGTGA
- a CDS encoding iron ABC transporter permease: protein MSASVLPSSLVRPTRRLWRTLARPHVVVAIVLLTLLLYLVITPLLIMIQTTITWQPEDVRLVRGITPGELTTFHWERVFNSIISQTMLWTPLQNTLITSIGISIFALTIGSLLAWLVVRTDLPGKNYISSIAIIPYMLPSWTISLAWIVVFKNQRIGGSIGFLEALTGIQVPDWLSYGPAPIIITLSLHYYAFAFLLVSGALQSLDARLEESGEMLGASRWQVLSRITFPLVIPAILSAFILTFSRAMGSFGTPAFLGNPVRYYVLSTTLYNNIASRLQADGFVLGLVLIAISIVTIYFNQRIIGVRKSYATLTGKGFTSTPIRLRAFKYPLLILVVAFLMIAVVAPLGFLGYQSLMLRKGVYSLDNMTLHFWIGESNPKIADGIAGILTDAQTWVSTWNSVALALSVGGITSLLGIFLGYAVVKGRGTWLSKIVEQVAFLPYLMPSIAFGAIYIGMFAQPLGPLPALYGTFWILVVVSVAKNLPYSSRAGTAAMLQVGSELEEAALVGGASWLTRFRRIIIPLTSSGLVSGFLLTFITSMRELSLIVLLVTPATRTLTTLNFRYSEQGYHQPGDALAMMLVAIILLCEWLVRRFRGGQIGKGLGA from the coding sequence ATGTCCGCAAGTGTACTACCATCCTCGCTCGTACGCCCCACTCGACGCCTGTGGCGCACGTTGGCGCGTCCACACGTCGTCGTTGCGATTGTTTTGCTGACATTGCTACTCTATCTCGTGATCACGCCTCTGCTCATTATGATTCAGACGACGATCACGTGGCAACCCGAAGATGTACGCTTGGTGCGCGGCATCACGCCCGGCGAATTGACCACCTTCCACTGGGAACGCGTATTCAACAGCATCATCAGTCAAACGATGCTGTGGACGCCGTTGCAAAACACGCTCATCACCAGCATCGGGATTTCGATTTTTGCGCTAACGATTGGTTCGCTTCTCGCCTGGCTCGTCGTTCGCACCGATTTGCCGGGCAAGAATTACATTTCGAGCATCGCGATTATTCCGTACATGCTTCCCTCGTGGACGATTTCGCTCGCGTGGATCGTCGTGTTCAAGAACCAACGCATCGGCGGTTCGATTGGTTTTCTCGAAGCGCTCACCGGTATCCAGGTCCCCGATTGGTTGTCGTACGGTCCCGCGCCGATCATCATTACATTGTCTCTGCACTATTACGCGTTCGCGTTTCTCCTTGTGTCAGGCGCGCTGCAATCGTTAGACGCGCGGCTCGAAGAATCCGGCGAGATGTTGGGCGCGTCGCGCTGGCAAGTGCTCAGCCGCATCACGTTTCCACTCGTCATCCCGGCGATTCTGTCTGCGTTCATCCTGACCTTTTCGCGCGCGATGGGCAGTTTCGGCACACCGGCGTTTCTTGGCAACCCGGTGCGCTATTACGTCCTCTCGACCACGCTGTACAATAACATCGCCAGTCGTCTGCAAGCCGACGGCTTTGTGCTGGGTCTGGTGCTCATCGCGATTTCGATTGTCACGATTTATTTCAATCAGCGCATCATTGGCGTGCGAAAAAGTTATGCCACGCTCACCGGCAAAGGTTTCACATCAACGCCGATTCGTTTGCGCGCATTCAAATATCCCCTCCTGATTTTGGTGGTCGCGTTTCTAATGATCGCGGTAGTTGCGCCGCTCGGATTCCTGGGTTATCAATCGTTGATGTTGCGCAAAGGCGTCTATTCACTCGACAACATGACGCTCCACTTTTGGATTGGCGAAAGCAATCCCAAAATTGCCGATGGCATCGCCGGCATTCTAACCGATGCGCAAACCTGGGTCTCCACTTGGAATAGCGTTGCGCTCGCGCTGTCGGTGGGCGGCATTACGTCACTCCTGGGAATTTTTCTCGGTTATGCCGTCGTCAAGGGACGCGGCACGTGGCTCTCGAAAATTGTCGAACAGGTCGCGTTCTTGCCGTACCTGATGCCAAGCATCGCGTTCGGCGCGATCTACATTGGCATGTTCGCCCAGCCGCTCGGACCACTTCCCGCGCTTTATGGTACGTTTTGGATTCTCGTCGTCGTATCGGTCGCGAAAAACTTGCCGTACTCGTCGCGCGCCGGCACGGCGGCGATGTTGCAGGTGGGCAGTGAATTGGAAGAGGCGGCGCTCGTCGGCGGCGCGTCGTGGCTCACGCGCTTTCGCCGCATCATCATTCCGTTAACGAGTTCCGGTCTCGTTTCCGGATTCCTGCTCACGTTCATCACCTCGATGCGCGAACTGTCGTTGATCGTTCTACTGGTCACGCCGGCGACGCGTACGCTCACGACGCTGAACTTTCGTTACTCGGAACAAGGATATCACCAACCGGGCGACGCGCTCGCGATGATGCTCGTCGCGATTATTCTGCTGTGTGAATGGCTGGTGCGCCGTTTTCGCGGCGGGCAAATCGGCAAAGGACTAGGGGCGTAA
- a CDS encoding sigma-70 family RNA polymerase sigma factor: protein MSESEEQLIERAKRDPDAFGVLYEQNVDRIFSYIVYRVGDAREAEDLTARVFFRALARIRDYRQRGIPFIAWLYRIAHNLVANWYRDTSRRRDIRLDDAVMVAEKHAGPEHLAERNDQARALLDVIRRLPEERQQVLILKYVEGLSNAEIAQVMGRSEGAIKSLYHRTLLELRDQMPPEDF from the coding sequence GTGTCCGAATCGGAAGAGCAGTTGATCGAACGCGCCAAGCGCGACCCGGACGCGTTCGGGGTGTTGTACGAACAGAACGTAGATCGAATTTTTAGTTACATCGTGTATCGTGTGGGCGATGCGCGCGAGGCGGAGGATTTGACGGCGCGCGTGTTCTTTCGCGCGCTCGCGCGCATTCGCGATTATCGCCAACGCGGCATTCCGTTTATCGCGTGGCTCTATCGCATCGCGCACAACCTGGTCGCGAACTGGTATCGCGATACGAGCCGCCGCCGCGATATTCGCCTCGACGACGCGGTGATGGTCGCGGAGAAACATGCCGGACCCGAACATCTCGCCGAGCGCAATGACCAAGCACGCGCGTTGCTCGACGTAATTCGCCGTTTGCCGGAGGAACGGCAACAGGTTCTGATTCTCAAGTACGTCGAGGGTTTGTCCAACGCGGAAATCGCGCAAGTAATGGGACGCAGTGAAGGCGCGATCAAGTCGCTGTATCATCGCACGCTGCTCGAGCTGCGCGACCAAATGCCGCCGGAGGATTTCTGA
- the rsmI gene encoding 16S rRNA (cytidine(1402)-2'-O)-methyltransferase produces the protein MGTLYLVATPIGNLEDITLRAIRVLKQVSLIAAEDTRTARQLLTHLQLATPVVAYFEPVYDRNAAPRIKLAQILDALEHGDVAVISEAGTPGLSDPGYNLVRAAIERDIRVVPVPGANALVAALTASGLPTDQFVYLGFLPRQKNARREFLQSVARETRTLVAYESPHRVLAALDDLAAILGDREMCVARELTKLFEEFFRGTVTAAREHFIEHAPRGEFTLIIAGADPATLSDAQDAVEPWDDARVVAEVRALIESGVPRTDAVKRVARQAKRDRHAVYALALGV, from the coding sequence ATGGGCACACTCTATCTCGTGGCGACGCCAATCGGCAATCTCGAAGACATTACGCTGCGCGCAATCCGCGTGCTCAAACAAGTCTCGCTGATCGCGGCGGAAGACACGCGCACCGCGCGGCAATTGTTGACGCACTTGCAACTCGCAACGCCGGTCGTCGCGTACTTTGAACCGGTGTACGATCGCAACGCCGCGCCGCGCATCAAGCTCGCGCAGATTCTCGACGCGCTCGAACACGGCGATGTTGCGGTGATTTCCGAAGCCGGCACGCCCGGTTTGTCCGACCCTGGTTACAACCTCGTCCGCGCGGCGATTGAACGCGACATCCGCGTCGTGCCAGTTCCCGGCGCGAACGCGCTCGTCGCCGCGTTGACCGCCTCCGGCTTACCCACCGATCAATTCGTCTACCTCGGTTTTTTGCCGCGTCAGAAAAACGCGCGGCGCGAATTTTTGCAATCGGTCGCGCGCGAAACGCGCACGCTCGTCGCCTATGAATCGCCGCACCGCGTTCTTGCCGCGCTCGACGACCTTGCCGCGATCCTGGGTGATCGCGAGATGTGCGTCGCGCGTGAACTGACCAAGCTGTTCGAGGAATTTTTTCGCGGCACGGTCACTGCCGCGCGCGAGCATTTCATCGAGCACGCGCCGCGCGGCGAATTCACGCTCATCATCGCCGGCGCAGACCCAGCAACTTTATCGGACGCGCAAGACGCGGTTGAGCCGTGGGACGATGCGCGCGTCGTCGCGGAGGTGCGCGCGCTGATCGAGTCGGGCGTGCCGCGCACGGACGCGGTCAAGCGCGTGGCGCGCCAAGCCAAGCGCGACCGCCACGCGGTCTACGCGCTCGCGCTGGGTGTGTAG
- a CDS encoding MurR/RpiR family transcriptional regulator translates to MEELTDFRRRIEGHFGNLTKREKRIASFLLSNHDQATFLTGSEIAKHVDVSEATVVRFAKSIGYKSFPELRRALQEIFRVKVTPAARLQRKLTDLKSGQGDVLHQVVDMELQYLAEVPRSISTADFDRAVKIILKGRRLFIFGSGPSRILAELVQIRFNRFALPSVLITETGRDMLDKLLLLKPDDAVLATGFYRDNPELGAMIGEAHKIGCKIVLLTDTLGARYKDQADVILSARRGPVSTFHSLTVPMAILNAIILAVAMERSEATVASLDRLQALRAQYGFDFPTK, encoded by the coding sequence ATGGAAGAGTTAACCGATTTCCGACGGCGGATCGAAGGTCACTTTGGCAACCTCACCAAACGCGAGAAGCGGATTGCCTCCTTCCTTTTATCCAACCACGATCAAGCCACCTTCCTCACGGGGTCTGAAATTGCCAAGCACGTGGATGTCAGCGAGGCGACCGTCGTTCGTTTTGCCAAGTCCATCGGCTACAAGAGTTTCCCCGAACTACGCCGCGCACTTCAGGAAATCTTCCGAGTCAAAGTGACCCCAGCCGCGCGGCTCCAACGCAAACTCACCGACCTGAAAAGCGGTCAAGGCGATGTTCTCCATCAAGTTGTGGACATGGAATTACAATATCTTGCCGAAGTGCCCCGCAGTATTTCCACGGCGGATTTCGACCGCGCTGTCAAGATCATCCTCAAAGGACGGCGACTGTTCATTTTCGGATCGGGTCCCTCGCGTATTCTCGCCGAACTCGTCCAGATCCGCTTTAATCGTTTCGCGTTGCCCAGTGTGCTCATTACCGAGACTGGACGCGATATGCTCGACAAATTGCTCTTGCTGAAACCTGATGACGCTGTCCTCGCCACCGGCTTTTATCGCGACAATCCAGAACTGGGCGCGATGATCGGCGAAGCGCACAAAATTGGTTGCAAAATAGTGTTGCTCACCGATACGCTCGGCGCGCGCTACAAAGACCAAGCAGATGTCATTCTCTCGGCGCGACGCGGACCGGTCTCAACCTTTCATTCTCTTACGGTCCCCATGGCGATCCTCAACGCGATCATTCTCGCCGTCGCCATGGAACGCTCCGAGGCGACCGTCGCTTCACTCGATCGCCTGCAAGCGCTACGCGCTCAATACGGTTTTGATTTTCCAACCAAGTGA
- a CDS encoding ABC transporter ATP-binding protein, giving the protein MYRIELKHVSKRFGKVLAVDDLNLMIEPGSFLTLLGPSGCGKTTVLRMIAGLEEPDAGEILIDGRPVFSSDQDIFVPPPQRNLGLVFQSYALWPHLTVFQNVAFGLQMAKRPQSEIQERVGTILKDLQIGGMAERYPQEMSGGQQQRVALARMLAPKPGIFLLDEPLSNLDARLRVDMRSELKRLHRDTRATAVYVTHDQLEALTMSTHIAVMQEGRLQQYASPSQVYRTPANLFVADFIGNPKINLIDANLITNDGALTLHCGAFEIKNVTTRATGAVVAAIRPEDIRISLEKIPDAAEFTTYAVLPAGSEIIVNAQCGDTTIVIKETRDIEIEMDRAVWLTFDAKKINLYDKATGNLIVAR; this is encoded by the coding sequence ATGTATCGCATCGAATTAAAGCACGTCAGCAAACGATTTGGCAAAGTGCTCGCCGTGGATGATTTGAATTTAATGATCGAACCAGGGAGTTTTTTGACGCTCTTGGGTCCTTCGGGTTGTGGCAAGACGACCGTCCTCCGTATGATTGCCGGGTTGGAGGAACCGGACGCCGGCGAGATTTTGATTGATGGTCGCCCAGTCTTTTCCTCCGACCAAGATATTTTTGTGCCGCCGCCGCAACGCAACTTGGGATTGGTTTTTCAATCGTACGCGTTGTGGCCCCACCTGACCGTGTTTCAAAATGTCGCGTTCGGTTTACAGATGGCAAAACGACCCCAATCAGAAATCCAGGAACGCGTCGGAACCATTTTGAAGGATTTGCAAATCGGCGGGATGGCAGAACGCTATCCGCAAGAGATGAGCGGAGGGCAACAACAACGCGTCGCGCTCGCGCGGATGCTTGCGCCCAAACCGGGCATCTTTTTGCTGGACGAGCCGCTCTCCAATCTCGACGCGCGTTTGCGCGTGGATATGCGCTCGGAATTGAAACGCTTGCATCGCGACACCCGCGCGACGGCGGTGTACGTGACGCACGATCAACTCGAAGCGCTTACCATGTCCACGCACATCGCGGTGATGCAGGAAGGGCGCTTGCAACAGTACGCCAGCCCAAGCCAAGTGTATCGCACGCCCGCGAATCTTTTCGTCGCTGATTTTATCGGCAATCCAAAAATCAATTTGATTGACGCGAATCTAATTACGAACGATGGCGCACTCACGTTGCACTGCGGCGCGTTCGAAATCAAGAATGTGACCACGCGCGCGACCGGTGCGGTTGTCGCGGCGATTCGCCCCGAAGACATTCGCATTTCGTTGGAGAAAATACCCGATGCCGCCGAATTCACGACGTACGCGGTTCTGCCGGCGGGTTCGGAAATCATTGTGAACGCGCAGTGCGGCGACACGACTATCGTCATCAAGGAAACACGCGATATCGAGATTGAAATGGATCGTGCTGTGTGGCTCACGTTCGACGCGAAAAAGATCAATCTCTACGACAAAGCAACCGGCAATTTGATCGTCGCACGTTGA
- a CDS encoding PrsW family intramembrane metalloprotease produces MEATSAPIESPKPSRHLASGIALLAFALFLGLCGVCSATVYVIAPLTARPSVQTNVLFGALAGIGGLLGAGLLWQSVIALRGREPGSAARALPPFGVFVAAFFIAVPAGIGVLALRDTALLPVVLGFPFLHFIAASAPSFAVIAYVARRVGASSSSRAAFLAFVWGACGSTTIAILIELILGVMFVLVVIVMLAIQPNGATQLDELQRAAQRLSRLDDTSVLTQWLANPLVIAGVLFYFALLIPVVEEALKTLVLAPMNAQRTRVWDALLWGICAGAGFAWVENLFNAGNTVSDWGVVILLRAGTAMMHIANGAWMGRGWYAARVERRWGQLVLAYLVSVVIHAVWNAAALVMTAGTFVLNASTAVLPASLLVGAMAMILAVLTALALGSVLYATQRQSREQHVDERSVSL; encoded by the coding sequence GTGGAAGCGACTAGTGCGCCTATCGAATCACCTAAACCGTCCCGTCATCTAGCCAGTGGGATCGCCTTGCTCGCATTCGCATTGTTCCTCGGTCTATGTGGGGTGTGTTCGGCGACGGTGTATGTGATTGCGCCGCTCACCGCGCGACCCAGCGTGCAAACGAATGTGCTGTTCGGCGCGCTCGCGGGCATCGGTGGATTGCTCGGCGCGGGGTTGTTGTGGCAAAGCGTCATTGCCCTGCGCGGACGCGAACCTGGGTCTGCCGCGCGCGCGCTGCCGCCTTTCGGCGTGTTCGTCGCCGCGTTTTTCATCGCGGTGCCGGCAGGCATCGGTGTGTTGGCATTGCGCGATACCGCGCTTTTGCCGGTCGTATTGGGTTTTCCGTTTCTGCATTTCATCGCGGCGAGCGCGCCATCGTTTGCCGTGATCGCATACGTCGCGCGGCGCGTTGGCGCATCGTCGAGTTCGCGCGCGGCGTTCCTCGCGTTCGTCTGGGGCGCGTGCGGTTCGACGACGATCGCGATTTTGATCGAGCTGATTCTCGGCGTCATGTTCGTGCTCGTGGTGATCGTCATGTTGGCGATTCAACCGAACGGCGCGACCCAGTTAGACGAATTGCAACGCGCGGCGCAACGCCTGAGTCGTCTCGACGATACGTCCGTGCTGACGCAATGGCTTGCCAACCCGCTCGTCATCGCGGGCGTCTTGTTTTATTTCGCCTTGCTCATCCCAGTCGTCGAAGAGGCGCTAAAAACGCTCGTCCTCGCGCCGATGAACGCGCAACGTACGCGCGTGTGGGACGCGTTGTTGTGGGGCATCTGCGCGGGCGCGGGCTTTGCCTGGGTCGAAAATCTATTCAACGCGGGCAACACGGTTTCCGACTGGGGCGTGGTGATTTTGTTGCGCGCCGGCACGGCGATGATGCACATTGCGAACGGCGCGTGGATGGGACGCGGCTGGTATGCCGCGCGCGTGGAAAGGAGGTGGGGGCAACTCGTTCTCGCGTATCTGGTGAGTGTAGTGATTCACGCGGTTTGGAATGCCGCAGCGTTGGTGATGACGGCGGGCACGTTCGTGTTGAATGCCTCAACAGCGGTCTTGCCCGCGAGTTTGCTCGTGGGCGCGATGGCGATGATCCTCGCCGTGCTCACCGCGCTCGCGTTGGGCAGTGTCTTGTACGCGACGCAGCGTCAATCGCGTGAACAACATGTTGACGAAAGGAGTGTCTCATTGTGA
- a CDS encoding phosphotransferase, with protein MNHFPVSKSFLLRDALAHQIEEEYGLANVRCQLITATLRDVYLVTSSQGRHVLYVYRHGQRSNDEVSAEWQFVDYLYDSGVPVAPAVPRKSGEYLLSFLAPEGIRLAVLTQFAKGQILRRRPSIAAVRAYGQITARIHALADRMPFTLNRPALNFEKMMQDSVTSFEKELFDRPSDLAYLHESATVLQTKLDGLRNAGLSYGLIHGDVIRANALVADDHQVTVLDFDFCGFGWRAYDVASYLLTIRNTPQEPEFERAFLEGYEEIRPLAREDKAALGFFEAIRAIFSIGVSAMNIEHWGSQYFYAFVDNDLAALKRSMDRIL; from the coding sequence ATGAACCATTTTCCAGTTTCAAAATCGTTCTTGCTTCGCGACGCGCTAGCTCATCAAATCGAAGAAGAATACGGACTCGCGAACGTACGCTGTCAACTGATTACCGCGACCCTGCGTGATGTCTATTTGGTCACTTCGTCCCAGGGTAGGCATGTTCTCTATGTTTATCGGCACGGGCAACGCTCGAACGATGAAGTATCTGCCGAATGGCAGTTCGTAGATTATCTCTACGATTCTGGTGTACCGGTTGCGCCTGCCGTTCCCAGGAAATCAGGCGAATACCTGCTCAGTTTTCTCGCACCCGAAGGTATTCGACTTGCTGTATTGACGCAATTTGCGAAAGGGCAAATTCTGCGGAGACGACCCAGCATTGCCGCTGTCCGTGCGTATGGTCAAATCACCGCAAGAATTCACGCGCTCGCTGACCGGATGCCGTTCACGTTGAACCGACCCGCACTCAATTTCGAAAAGATGATGCAAGACTCGGTCACATCTTTTGAGAAAGAACTTTTCGACCGACCCAGTGATTTGGCATACCTCCATGAATCGGCAACGGTTTTGCAAACCAAGCTCGATGGATTACGCAATGCAGGGTTATCTTATGGATTGATTCACGGCGATGTGATTCGCGCGAACGCGTTGGTGGCAGACGATCACCAAGTCACCGTCCTCGATTTTGATTTTTGTGGGTTCGGTTGGCGCGCGTATGATGTAGCCAGTTATTTGCTGACGATCAGAAATACGCCACAAGAACCAGAATTTGAAAGAGCATTTCTCGAAGGGTACGAGGAGATTCGTCCGCTGGCGCGTGAGGATAAAGCCGCCCTCGGATTTTTTGAAGCGATCCGCGCGATCTTCTCTATCGGCGTATCGGCAATGAACATCGAACACTGGGGCAGTCAGTATTTCTACGCGTTTGTAGATAATGATCTTGCCGCACTGAAACGCAGTATGGATCGGATTTTGTAG